The following coding sequences lie in one Desulfuribacillus stibiiarsenatis genomic window:
- a CDS encoding D-alanine--D-alanine ligase family protein has translation MENIAVIYGGISNERDVSLRSGKGVIKALQNKGYQVIPMEYQCHKTLLKELLDKKPDFVYIALHGRYGEDGRIQSLLELLDIPYVGSGVLASALAMNKSLAKKHFEFAGIRVAKEKVYRKRDFSEDRLVEIVNEIESTFNYPVVIKPNEEGSTIGLTIANNRNSLLEGLQLAVTCASDILLEEYIKGVEITVAVLGSDQYIEALPVIEIVPKNDYYDYESKYAPGGSEHIIPARIDESATDTAKKWAVAAHKALGCETYSRVDFIIPETGDPVILEVNTLPGMTETSLFPDAARSVGLPYEDMLEKIVQIAQKKYNK, from the coding sequence ATGGAAAATATAGCTGTCATATACGGAGGTATCTCTAATGAGAGAGATGTTTCTTTAAGAAGTGGGAAAGGTGTAATAAAAGCTCTTCAAAATAAAGGTTATCAAGTGATTCCAATGGAGTATCAATGTCATAAGACGTTGTTAAAAGAACTTCTAGATAAAAAACCAGATTTTGTTTATATTGCGTTACATGGTAGATATGGTGAAGATGGTCGAATACAAAGCTTATTAGAATTACTAGATATCCCATATGTAGGTTCTGGTGTATTAGCAAGCGCACTAGCAATGAATAAATCATTAGCGAAAAAGCATTTTGAATTCGCTGGTATTCGTGTAGCAAAAGAAAAAGTTTATCGCAAACGTGATTTCTCTGAAGATAGGCTTGTTGAGATTGTTAATGAAATTGAAAGTACGTTTAATTATCCCGTTGTAATCAAACCAAATGAAGAAGGATCCACGATTGGATTAACGATTGCTAATAATAGAAACTCTCTTCTCGAAGGCTTACAGCTAGCCGTTACATGTGCTTCAGATATTTTACTGGAAGAATATATTAAAGGTGTAGAAATCACTGTTGCTGTTCTAGGTTCGGATCAATATATCGAAGCATTACCTGTCATCGAAATAGTTCCTAAAAACGATTATTACGATTATGAGTCAAAATATGCTCCAGGTGGTTCTGAGCATATTATACCTGCGCGTATCGATGAATCTGCTACTGACACTGCAAAAAAATGGGCAGTTGCTGCTCACAAGGCTTTAGGATGTGAAACATATTCACGTGTAGACTTCATCATACCAGAGACTGGCGACCCCGTGATTTTAGAAGTCAATACTTTGCCAGGAATGACGGAAACGAGTTTATTTCCTGATGCAGCAAGAAGTGTAGGTCTACCATATGAAGATATGTTAGAGAAAATCGTTCAAATCGCACAAAAAAAATACAATAAATAA
- a CDS encoding 2Fe-2S iron-sulfur cluster-binding protein yields the protein MIHFIIEGKEFEVADEVGKTLLEIAFSNGISIKHACLQGVCRKCRVLVEEGMMFLSDPSDQEQEEISDELEQGTRLACQSKIVGHGKIVVSQE from the coding sequence ATGATTCATTTTATAATTGAGGGTAAAGAGTTTGAGGTAGCCGATGAAGTTGGTAAAACACTATTAGAAATAGCATTTTCCAACGGAATAAGTATCAAACATGCATGTTTACAAGGGGTTTGTAGAAAATGTAGAGTACTAGTGGAAGAAGGCATGATGTTTTTAAGTGATCCATCCGACCAGGAGCAGGAAGAAATCTCCGATGAATTAGAACAGGGAACACGCTTAGCTTGTCAGAGTAAGATTGTTGGTCATGGTAAAATCGTTGTAAGTCAAGAGTAA
- the pyrE gene encoding orotate phosphoribosyltransferase, which translates to MLTQDQILTILKETNVLQTGHFNLTSGKHSGQYMQCAQVLQYPDKASQLCNEFVEYIKNQNLQVDLVIGPATGGIILAFETARILGTKTMFAERENGKMVFRRGFFVEPGQKVFVVEDVITTGGSVKEVVEIVKEQGGEVVGVGVLVNRSPQEVDFGAPLISLLKINIETYDPAQCPLCAQGVEMKKPGSRGLK; encoded by the coding sequence ATGCTTACTCAAGATCAAATACTGACAATTTTAAAAGAGACAAACGTATTACAAACAGGACATTTTAATTTAACATCGGGGAAACATAGTGGGCAATACATGCAATGTGCTCAAGTGCTTCAGTACCCGGATAAAGCAAGCCAATTATGTAATGAATTTGTTGAATATATTAAGAACCAAAACTTGCAAGTAGATTTAGTTATAGGACCTGCTACTGGGGGCATTATTCTAGCATTTGAGACAGCAAGAATTTTAGGTACTAAAACAATGTTTGCTGAACGAGAGAATGGTAAAATGGTGTTCCGACGGGGTTTCTTTGTAGAGCCAGGCCAAAAAGTATTTGTTGTAGAAGATGTTATTACAACAGGAGGATCTGTTAAAGAGGTTGTCGAAATAGTAAAGGAACAAGGGGGAGAAGTAGTAGGAGTTGGGGTATTAGTAAACAGAAGTCCTCAAGAAGTTGATTTTGGAGCTCCTCTTATATCGTTATTAAAGATCAATATTGAAACGTATGATCCTGCACAATGTCCATTATGCGCGCAAGGAGTAGAAATGAAGAAGCCTGGAAGTCGAGGTTTGAAATAA
- a CDS encoding PIG-L deacetylase family protein, producing MNPIKILIIYAHPDDESFGNAGTIAKYTTEKNVEFHIACATRGEAGKLGDPPLTTREELGAYREMEMAQATRILGVKQIHYLDFLDGTLHMLSDTENEQLVKSIVKVILDVKPHIIITFPEDGISLHKDHIAIHFATKAALDIVKNTYTIPKVYYSVVPKSIYHSRGLLDRGVDDQFVTIKEDIDLYRKQKLEALKKYKTQIFSVNKVYPGLLDSNDWSIIPKYEFYQLIRLYGKSVDGSTYHETSILDHLSDYA from the coding sequence ATGAATCCAATAAAAATTCTTATTATTTATGCTCATCCGGATGATGAAAGCTTTGGTAACGCTGGAACAATCGCAAAATATACTACAGAAAAAAATGTAGAGTTTCATATTGCTTGTGCAACTCGTGGAGAAGCCGGTAAATTAGGGGACCCTCCCTTAACAACAAGAGAAGAATTAGGGGCTTATAGAGAAATGGAAATGGCTCAAGCTACTCGTATATTAGGGGTAAAGCAAATCCATTATTTAGATTTTCTCGATGGTACTCTTCATATGCTCTCTGATACCGAGAACGAACAACTTGTGAAATCAATTGTAAAAGTTATCTTAGATGTTAAACCCCACATTATTATTACATTCCCTGAAGATGGTATATCTCTTCACAAAGACCACATAGCAATACACTTTGCTACAAAGGCGGCCTTAGATATTGTAAAAAATACATACACGATTCCTAAAGTATATTACTCCGTTGTACCAAAAAGCATATATCATAGTCGAGGATTGCTAGATAGAGGCGTGGATGATCAGTTCGTCACAATAAAGGAAGACATAGATCTGTATCGTAAACAGAAACTTGAAGCATTAAAAAAGTATAAGACACAAATCTTCTCAGTGAATAAAGTATACCCTGGCTTATTAGATAGTAATGATTGGAGCATAATCCCAAAATACGAATTTTATCAATTGATTCGCCTTTATGGTAAATCTGTTGACGGATCAACTTACCATGAAACAAGCATCTTGGATCATTTAAGTGATTATGCATAA
- the pyrF gene encoding orotidine-5'-phosphate decarboxylase — MKPAERIIVALDTPNPAIALDIAKEISPVIRRVKVGMELYYSEGPSIVNELSSLGMEVFVDLKIHDIPNTAIGAAKSLTRHGVWMWNVHVAGGLLMMQKAKEAAQEISNQLNIPMPIVIGVTQLTSTSQNIMNQYIGIPGEVKDCVVRYAKLAKQAGLDGVVASAQEVPFIKEACGKEFLTITPGIRMSNSEVHDQVRITTPRQAMDLGTDYMVIGRNITDASNRLQAAKDIIQSMK, encoded by the coding sequence TTGAAACCAGCAGAACGTATTATTGTCGCACTTGATACACCAAATCCAGCGATAGCATTAGATATTGCAAAGGAGATTTCGCCTGTAATTCGTCGTGTAAAGGTTGGGATGGAGCTATATTATAGTGAGGGGCCTTCCATTGTAAATGAATTGAGTTCCTTAGGTATGGAAGTGTTTGTTGACTTAAAGATTCATGATATTCCGAATACTGCTATAGGTGCTGCTAAATCTTTAACCCGTCACGGAGTTTGGATGTGGAACGTACACGTTGCAGGCGGGTTATTAATGATGCAGAAAGCCAAAGAAGCAGCCCAAGAGATATCTAATCAATTGAACATTCCGATGCCTATTGTTATTGGTGTAACGCAATTGACGAGTACAAGTCAAAATATTATGAATCAATATATTGGGATTCCTGGGGAAGTCAAAGATTGTGTGGTTCGATATGCGAAACTAGCGAAACAAGCTGGGCTAGACGGTGTGGTCGCATCAGCACAGGAAGTTCCATTTATAAAAGAGGCTTGTGGTAAAGAGTTCCTTACCATAACACCTGGAATCCGTATGTCTAATAGTGAAGTACATGATCAAGTGAGAATTACTACGCCACGACAAGCAATGGACTTAGGTACTGATTATATGGTAATAGGCCGTAACATTACTGATGCATCGAATCGTTTACAAGCAGCTAAGGATATTATACAGTCCATGAAATAA
- a CDS encoding M23 family metallopeptidase, translating into MNLRPILLSVIICSFILVIGSGLLIYQQNQKAVVATITEINDLESQEIIFPKALLPLFFIENHLLSSFIHNRFDEQSIGYILSTDLQSVLNQPVQWSYIEQDKIYILTIGPRIFYVVNGTDIGQEGARFFPMRGGIIQTLENETGTELYISSDVLSYGFGLKVQEHSNVIYIHDLERALEPQIKEEVITTSSDIPIRNWNIEQRYNILQGFINPIPGTSISTRASHWPGAPRSYRNGVHEGLDFYTGTSGMIVNKQTPILAMADGVVIRADFGYTELGDSDRNVILELAKHRPITPEYILDQLRGKSVWIQHTNGVITRYVHLDRISESIVVGEEVKQGTAIGTAGNSGTSYGVIGNDEGIHLHLDIMIHGQLFWEGLKTEEIVSLLKRLFE; encoded by the coding sequence TTGAACCTACGTCCAATTCTACTATCAGTCATCATCTGCTCTTTTATATTGGTAATAGGTAGTGGATTACTAATTTATCAACAAAATCAAAAAGCAGTTGTTGCAACAATTACAGAAATCAACGATTTAGAAAGTCAAGAAATTATATTTCCTAAAGCTCTGCTACCATTATTTTTTATAGAAAATCATTTACTTAGCTCGTTCATTCATAATCGATTCGATGAACAATCGATTGGGTATATTTTAAGTACCGATTTACAGTCAGTATTGAATCAACCTGTCCAGTGGTCTTATATTGAGCAGGACAAGATATATATCCTTACAATAGGGCCGCGTATTTTTTATGTCGTTAACGGAACTGATATTGGACAGGAGGGTGCGCGTTTCTTTCCAATGCGTGGTGGTATCATTCAAACCTTAGAGAATGAGACTGGTACAGAATTATACATTTCTAGTGACGTCTTGTCATATGGATTTGGCTTGAAAGTCCAAGAACATTCGAATGTAATTTATATTCATGATTTAGAAAGAGCTTTAGAACCGCAAATTAAAGAAGAAGTTATTACAACTTCAAGCGATATACCAATAAGAAACTGGAATATAGAACAACGCTACAATATATTACAGGGCTTTATTAACCCTATACCAGGTACATCTATTAGCACTAGGGCATCTCATTGGCCAGGAGCGCCACGGAGCTATAGGAATGGTGTTCATGAAGGATTAGATTTCTATACTGGAACTTCAGGGATGATTGTTAATAAACAAACACCAATTTTAGCAATGGCAGATGGAGTTGTCATTCGTGCAGACTTCGGGTATACAGAGCTTGGGGATTCTGATCGAAATGTAATTTTAGAGCTTGCTAAGCATCGTCCAATTACTCCAGAGTATATTTTAGATCAACTAAGAGGAAAGTCTGTTTGGATTCAGCATACAAATGGAGTCATTACAAGGTATGTACATTTAGATCGTATTTCAGAAAGCATAGTAGTAGGGGAAGAAGTCAAGCAGGGAACAGCAATCGGAACAGCGGGGAATAGTGGAACTAGTTATGGCGTCATAGGTAATGATGAAGGCATTCATCTACATTTAGACATTATGATTCACGGGCAGTTATTCTGGGAAGGTCTTAAAACCGAAGAAATCGTGTCATTATTAAAACGTTTGTTTGAATAG
- a CDS encoding trans-sulfuration enzyme family protein, whose product MRKNTMITQLGVIKDEQYGAISTPIYHSATFRHPGVGQSTGFDYSRTSNPTRKELEAAVAKIENGNYGFAFPTGMAALTAIFGLFKKGDHIILSEDLYGGTYRLLRQYFSTFEIESDFVDTSDISQLEQCWQTHTKALLIETPSNPLMKITDIKKCVEICKQNDALCIVDNTFLTPYYQNPLDFQVDIVIHSGTKYLAGHNDLLAGVVIVNDQDLATRIGFIQNTTGSVLSPGDSWLLLRSLKTLGLRIERQQSNAKRIVEWAESEGSQWIDTVYYPGARESQNYHIHTQQSSGDGAMISLRLKTSELAIELLSHIQIFSFAESLGGVESLITLPARQTHADIPEEYRLRLGITDDLLRLSIGIEDAEDLINDLHQSLTKCK is encoded by the coding sequence TTGAGAAAAAATACTATGATTACACAGTTAGGAGTAATTAAAGATGAACAGTATGGCGCAATTAGTACACCAATTTACCATTCGGCAACCTTTCGTCATCCAGGTGTAGGACAAAGCACAGGTTTTGATTATTCAAGGACATCCAATCCAACGAGAAAAGAGTTAGAGGCTGCTGTTGCCAAAATTGAAAATGGTAATTATGGTTTTGCTTTCCCGACTGGGATGGCGGCTTTAACTGCTATTTTTGGATTGTTTAAAAAGGGAGATCATATTATCTTATCAGAAGATTTATATGGTGGAACATATCGTTTGTTGCGACAATATTTTTCTACCTTTGAAATTGAATCCGATTTTGTTGACACATCGGATATTTCACAGCTTGAGCAATGTTGGCAAACACACACAAAAGCATTGCTCATTGAAACGCCATCCAATCCATTAATGAAAATAACCGATATAAAAAAATGCGTAGAAATTTGCAAACAAAATGATGCCTTGTGCATTGTTGATAATACTTTCTTGACACCGTATTATCAAAATCCGTTAGATTTTCAAGTGGATATTGTAATACACAGTGGGACGAAATATTTAGCGGGACATAATGATTTATTAGCCGGTGTTGTGATAGTAAATGATCAAGATCTTGCTACTAGAATTGGATTTATACAAAACACAACAGGCAGTGTTTTATCACCAGGAGACTCTTGGTTATTGCTTAGAAGTTTAAAGACATTAGGACTTAGAATTGAAAGACAACAAAGTAATGCGAAACGGATAGTGGAATGGGCTGAAAGCGAAGGTAGTCAGTGGATTGATACTGTCTATTATCCTGGAGCAAGAGAATCACAAAATTATCACATTCATACCCAGCAATCAAGCGGTGATGGTGCTATGATTTCACTTCGTCTAAAAACCAGTGAATTAGCGATTGAACTTCTATCGCATATTCAAATTTTTTCCTTTGCTGAAAGCTTAGGTGGGGTAGAGTCTTTAATCACTTTACCTGCTCGCCAAACACATGCGGATATACCTGAAGAGTATCGTCTAAGACTAGGAATCACAGATGATTTATTGAGATTATCGATCGGTATTGAAGACGCAGAAGACTTGATAAATGATTTACATCAGTCATTAACTAAGTGTAAATAG
- the sleB gene encoding spore cortex-lytic enzyme: MSRKKVISLLVFVFLINIVLLSLFDIQSAQANTIRYGARGNDVIELQQRLNQLGYYKMNVDGIFGWGTHSAVRRFQSDYGLTVDGIVGPRTWNALRSNTAQTPARATAGGFSAQDINLLVHLVNGEARGEPYIGQVAIIAVVMNRVRSPIFPNTVSGVIFEPRAFTAVDDGQIWLTPQSPQLRQAVLDAINGWDPSGGALYYFNPITATSKWIWSRPQIKQIGRHIFCR, from the coding sequence ATGAGCCGCAAAAAGGTAATATCCTTATTGGTGTTCGTATTTTTAATCAACATCGTACTATTATCCTTATTTGATATCCAGTCTGCACAGGCAAATACGATACGATACGGTGCACGTGGCAACGACGTAATCGAATTACAACAGCGTCTAAATCAATTAGGTTACTATAAAATGAATGTCGACGGGATTTTTGGTTGGGGTACCCACTCTGCAGTGCGAAGGTTTCAATCGGATTATGGATTAACTGTCGATGGTATCGTTGGACCACGAACTTGGAATGCGTTGCGAAGTAATACGGCCCAAACTCCCGCTAGAGCAACAGCAGGTGGTTTTTCAGCACAAGATATCAATCTGTTAGTTCATCTTGTAAATGGTGAAGCTCGCGGTGAACCATACATAGGTCAGGTAGCCATTATTGCTGTTGTGATGAATAGAGTTCGTAGCCCTATATTCCCTAATACGGTATCAGGGGTTATCTTTGAACCACGTGCATTCACAGCCGTTGACGATGGACAAATTTGGTTAACTCCACAAAGCCCTCAATTACGCCAAGCTGTTTTAGATGCAATCAATGGATGGGATCCTAGTGGAGGTGCTTTATACTACTTTAATCCGATAACAGCAACAAGTAAATGGATATGGAGTCGTCCGCAAATCAAACAAATTGGCCGACATATATTTTGTAGGTAA
- a CDS encoding aminotransferase class I/II-fold pyridoxal phosphate-dependent enzyme, giving the protein MYKSKRIDNLGSAIFTEMANRKKQQIAKGKNVIDLSIGTPDLPPPSVVIQAMADALSDYNAFYYSLKGSQQLYQSIASWYQKRFSVILDTNTEILDLIGSQDGLAHLPLALIDPGDIVLVPDPGYPIYQGSVELAGGKIYPMPLMEQNSFLPDLDKIPKDIAQQAKLMIINYPSNPVAAIAGLDFFQKVVHFAKQNKIVVVHDLAYSELAFDGYKPPSFLQVTGAKDIGVEINSLSKSYNMAGARFGFMVGNRDIIQSLGTLKSNIDYGVFHVVQAGAIAALEEDGSHCADMAQIYQKRRDLLIEGFNDLGWKIEKPKASMFVWAKNPGQLTSREFAYSLLEEAGIVVIPGDAFGLMGEGYVRIALVQNDNKIKEAIKQLAQSKISF; this is encoded by the coding sequence ATGTATAAATCAAAACGCATCGATAATTTAGGGTCAGCTATTTTCACTGAAATGGCAAATCGCAAAAAGCAACAAATTGCTAAAGGAAAAAACGTTATTGATTTAAGCATTGGCACGCCGGACCTACCACCGCCATCGGTAGTGATTCAAGCGATGGCAGATGCCTTAAGTGATTATAATGCTTTTTATTATTCCCTAAAGGGTTCTCAACAATTATATCAATCGATTGCTTCTTGGTACCAAAAGCGCTTCTCAGTTATATTAGATACTAATACGGAGATTTTAGATTTGATTGGCTCTCAAGATGGGCTAGCACACCTGCCATTAGCTTTAATTGATCCAGGAGATATTGTTTTAGTACCAGATCCCGGCTATCCAATTTATCAAGGCAGTGTTGAATTAGCTGGAGGAAAGATTTATCCTATGCCGTTAATGGAACAAAACAGCTTTCTACCGGATTTAGATAAGATTCCTAAAGATATAGCTCAACAAGCAAAATTGATGATCATTAATTATCCGTCGAACCCTGTTGCTGCCATTGCAGGTTTAGATTTTTTTCAAAAAGTGGTCCACTTTGCTAAACAAAATAAAATTGTAGTTGTACATGACCTAGCATATTCTGAATTAGCCTTTGATGGTTACAAGCCGCCAAGTTTTCTACAAGTTACTGGTGCAAAAGATATAGGTGTAGAAATTAATTCACTCTCAAAAAGCTATAATATGGCTGGTGCAAGATTTGGCTTTATGGTAGGAAATAGAGATATTATTCAGAGTCTTGGAACTTTAAAGTCGAATATAGATTATGGTGTGTTTCATGTGGTTCAAGCTGGTGCTATCGCAGCATTAGAAGAAGATGGTAGCCATTGTGCAGACATGGCACAAATCTATCAAAAACGAAGAGATTTATTAATCGAGGGGTTTAATGATTTAGGTTGGAAAATAGAGAAACCAAAAGCATCTATGTTTGTCTGGGCTAAGAACCCTGGACAATTAACCTCTAGAGAGTTTGCGTATTCTTTACTAGAGGAAGCAGGAATTGTTGTAATTCCTGGAGATGCTTTTGGTCTTATGGGTGAAGGGTATGTTCGTATTGCTTTAGTACAAAATGATAACAAAATTAAAGAAGCAATCAAACAACTAGCACAAAGTAAAATTTCATTTTAA
- a CDS encoding polysaccharide deacetylase family protein — MISTKRPQTHFIICIITLLTVVFLFACQNKNLNSNNEQLDQQQQPEHLQESANLPISNSPVDSTIEETETVVSEDILRSHKVNELGQVMILMYHIIGDKEDEWERTKNNFKNDLKTLYEEGYYLVTARDFVSGNINVPLGKTPVVLTFDDGTEGHFRLIEKENGEFFVDPDCAVGIIENFAKMHPDFGSAASFYVYYPVPFRQNDRPEWRRYKYEYIINLGMEIGNHTFGHEFLNKLTDEDVQKTLVKNIQATQKLLPDYPVDTFALTYGIYPKNKELAVKGSFEGFTYHHKGVFLVGSHPAPSPYSIDFKTEAIPRIRAASVPSDFFHQWIDYFKKNPDKRFVSDGDAKTITVPESLKDQLNENNMIDKLIRTYPND; from the coding sequence ATGATTTCAACTAAGAGACCACAAACGCATTTCATTATCTGCATTATAACACTCTTAACAGTCGTATTCTTATTTGCATGCCAAAATAAAAACTTAAACTCAAACAATGAACAGCTAGACCAACAACAGCAACCAGAACATTTGCAGGAAAGTGCTAACCTGCCTATTAGTAACAGTCCTGTTGACAGTACTATAGAAGAAACTGAAACAGTTGTTTCAGAGGATATTCTACGTTCTCACAAAGTGAATGAGCTAGGCCAAGTTATGATTCTCATGTATCATATTATTGGCGATAAGGAAGATGAATGGGAACGTACCAAAAATAATTTCAAAAACGATCTAAAAACATTATATGAAGAAGGCTATTATCTAGTGACTGCTCGTGACTTTGTCTCTGGTAATATTAATGTTCCGCTTGGAAAAACACCCGTAGTGCTTACTTTTGACGATGGAACGGAAGGCCATTTCCGACTAATAGAAAAAGAGAATGGCGAATTCTTTGTGGATCCCGACTGTGCTGTAGGTATTATAGAAAATTTCGCAAAAATGCACCCTGATTTTGGTAGCGCTGCTTCATTCTACGTCTACTACCCTGTCCCATTCCGTCAAAATGATAGGCCTGAATGGAGACGGTATAAATACGAATATATTATAAATTTGGGTATGGAAATCGGGAATCACACATTTGGACATGAATTCCTCAATAAGTTAACGGATGAAGATGTACAAAAAACTCTTGTAAAAAATATTCAAGCTACACAAAAATTACTACCAGACTATCCAGTGGATACATTTGCATTAACCTATGGAATCTATCCAAAAAATAAAGAGCTAGCAGTGAAAGGTAGCTTTGAAGGGTTTACCTACCATCATAAAGGCGTTTTTTTAGTAGGCTCCCATCCAGCTCCTTCACCTTATTCAATAGATTTTAAAACAGAGGCAATACCTCGTATTCGAGCTGCAAGTGTTCCATCAGATTTCTTCCATCAATGGATTGATTACTTTAAGAAGAATCCAGATAAACGCTTTGTTAGCGACGGTGATGCAAAAACAATAACAGTACCTGAAAGTTTAAAAGATCAACTCAACGAAAACAACATGATAGATAAATTGATTAGAACGTATCCCAACGATTAA
- a CDS encoding 4Fe-4S binding protein — MHTKIRQSVQFLFLAFSVFVGVRFYIFYTYYNNGGEGIYFGRPHSVEAFLPISALVGVKSWFSNGIFDTIHPAGVILLLTFIVISFLFRKAFCSWICPFGWISEKLAFLANKTIKKQWELPRWLDIPLRSIKYLILGFFVWTIFFQMNGMVAYMFLNSDYNKVSDVKMLMFLLDMSKNTLIGFLIIIASTFYIKNFWCRYLCPYGALMGIFGWFSPSVIARNADHCIDCGKCNKVCMNRLDIMNKKEVYSPECTSCMACIDACPKQEALQYQFVSNQNSFKRWALPVSILGIYFGVMFTAIVLGFWQTELDHEVYLRLIPYINSISH; from the coding sequence ATGCATACAAAAATACGTCAAAGTGTACAATTTCTATTTTTAGCTTTTAGTGTCTTTGTGGGAGTAAGGTTTTATATTTTCTACACGTATTATAACAATGGGGGAGAAGGAATTTATTTTGGTCGCCCGCATTCTGTAGAAGCGTTTTTACCGATTAGTGCATTAGTAGGTGTGAAAAGTTGGTTTTCTAACGGAATCTTTGACACGATTCATCCTGCAGGAGTTATCCTACTGTTGACTTTTATTGTAATCTCTTTTCTTTTTAGAAAAGCTTTTTGTAGCTGGATTTGCCCGTTTGGATGGATCTCCGAGAAGTTAGCTTTCTTAGCAAATAAAACAATTAAGAAACAATGGGAATTACCTAGGTGGTTAGATATACCATTACGAAGTATTAAATACTTAATTTTAGGATTTTTTGTATGGACTATTTTCTTTCAGATGAATGGTATGGTTGCGTACATGTTTCTTAACTCGGATTATAATAAGGTATCTGACGTAAAAATGCTGATGTTTTTACTTGATATGTCTAAGAATACGCTTATTGGATTTTTAATAATTATTGCCTCAACTTTTTATATTAAAAACTTTTGGTGTCGTTACCTTTGCCCATACGGGGCTCTTATGGGCATCTTTGGATGGTTTAGTCCTTCTGTGATTGCAAGAAACGCAGATCATTGTATCGATTGTGGTAAATGTAATAAAGTTTGTATGAATCGATTAGATATAATGAATAAGAAAGAAGTATATTCTCCAGAATGCACAAGTTGTATGGCGTGTATAGACGCTTGTCCAAAGCAGGAGGCACTTCAATATCAATTTGTTAGCAATCAGAATTCATTCAAACGTTGGGCTCTACCTGTTAGTATTCTGGGAATTTATTTTGGTGTTATGTTTACTGCAATCGTGCTTGGATTTTGGCAAACGGAGTTAGATCATGAGGTATATTTACGTTTAATTCCTTATATTAATAGTATAAGTCACTAA
- a CDS encoding dihydroorotate dehydrogenase: MTLKPSLAVDLGFLQLKNPIMPASGCYGFGKEYAQYYDLNKLGAIVVKATTPHERLGNSVPRIAETPAGMLNAIGLQNPGVEVVLEKELPWLKQYDTPVIVNIAGSTLEEYIEVAEKLNQAENVAALEVNISCPNVKAGGLAFGTDCVMAEKVIREVKNISRYPIIAKLSPNVTDIVSISQSVEQAGADAVSLINTLLGMAIDVHRQKPVLANVMGGLSGPAVKPVALRMVWQVSSAVKIPVIGIGGITTGNDVVEFLLAGASAVQIGTANFVDPYACINILQELEEFLSTKSITDIQELIGKAK, translated from the coding sequence ATGACTCTAAAGCCTTCCCTAGCCGTTGACTTAGGTTTTCTCCAACTGAAGAATCCGATTATGCCTGCTTCTGGATGTTATGGTTTTGGTAAGGAGTATGCACAATATTATGATTTAAACAAGCTAGGTGCAATTGTTGTAAAAGCAACCACACCCCATGAAAGACTTGGAAATTCAGTGCCGAGAATTGCTGAAACTCCAGCAGGAATGTTAAATGCAATTGGGTTACAAAATCCTGGGGTGGAAGTGGTATTGGAAAAAGAATTACCCTGGCTTAAGCAGTATGATACACCAGTGATTGTCAATATTGCTGGTAGTACATTGGAGGAATATATTGAAGTAGCTGAGAAGTTAAACCAAGCGGAGAATGTCGCAGCATTAGAAGTCAATATTTCTTGCCCAAATGTAAAAGCAGGTGGACTAGCCTTCGGTACGGATTGCGTAATGGCTGAAAAAGTCATTCGAGAAGTGAAAAATATTTCAAGGTACCCGATTATAGCGAAATTATCACCGAACGTTACTGATATTGTATCAATCTCTCAATCAGTTGAGCAAGCTGGAGCAGATGCAGTATCTCTTATAAATACCCTACTAGGGATGGCGATTGATGTTCATCGACAAAAGCCAGTTCTTGCTAATGTTATGGGTGGTCTTTCTGGCCCAGCTGTAAAGCCTGTCGCCTTACGAATGGTATGGCAAGTATCTTCGGCTGTTAAGATTCCTGTGATTGGGATTGGTGGTATAACCACAGGGAACGATGTCGTAGAGTTCCTTTTAGCAGGGGCAAGTGCAGTTCAAATTGGCACAGCTAATTTTGTAGACCCTTATGCATGCATCAACATCCTACAGGAGTTAGAAGAATTTCTAAGTACAAAATCAATTACAGACATTCAAGAATTGATAGGGAAAGCGAAGTGA